A single window of Fervidicoccus fontis Kam940 DNA harbors:
- a CDS encoding ACT domain-containing protein, with amino-acid sequence MKLSSVVKIDPKGRVTIPLFIRESMDISEGRYMVLIADVDKKEMILTPITTKNEELYEIRVELQDKPGALADLTKAFLDMKLDILISKCSTIKRGEIGECTMIVEPGNKEIKPEEIEKKISELPVIYMVSVKPVEKNF; translated from the coding sequence TTGAAATTAAGTAGTGTTGTAAAAATCGATCCAAAAGGTAGGGTAACAATACCACTCTTTATAAGAGAGTCTATGGATATTTCAGAAGGAAGGTATATGGTGCTCATTGCTGACGTAGATAAAAAAGAAATGATTTTAACTCCAATAACTACTAAAAACGAAGAGCTTTATGAAATAAGAGTTGAGCTCCAAGACAAGCCTGGTGCTCTAGCAGATCTTACAAAAGCCTTCTTGGATATGAAGTTGGACATTTTAATATCTAAATGTTCTACTATAAAGAGAGGAGAAATTGGAGAATGCACGATGATCGTTGAACCTGGGAATAAAGAAATAAAACCTGAAGAAATCGAGAAAAAAATAAGCGAGTTGCCTGTCATCTACATGGTGTCTGTAAAACCTGTCGAGAAGAACTTTTAG